AAATGCGCATGGTTGTCGCTACCCACAACAGCGACCTGCATCCCGGCTTCCTGAAAAACCAGCGTTGACGTCGGGATCTGCCAGATCCCGCCTTCTGCGGGCGCTTTCAGGTGAACGGAGGCAAATGTTCCCGGCCAGAGCAGGTGATCCGGATTTTCAATCGTAAATTCCGTGACAGCCGTTCGTGTGTTGGGATCATAGCCTTTGGCGACAGTCAGGAACTGCGCCTCAAAGACCTTGTTGGGAAACTGGGGAACCGACACCGTAGCCGTGAGACCCGGTTTAAGCATGTAGGAAAAGACTTCAGGAACGGAAACAAACAGCCGCATCCGGTGCATATCGGAAACGACGAACATCTGGTTGGCGTCACCGCTGGCAGAGTGCTCGCCGCCACCGGCGCTGACGTAATCTCCCACGTTGATATCACGGGAAGTCACGACCCCATCGAACGGAGACACGACTGTCTTGAATTTTTCCAGAGCAGCAAAGCGATCCAGATTATGCTCGGATGCCTGCATTTCCGCATAGCCGGACTTACGGTTTGCATCCGCCACTGACACGGACTGGCCTGACACAGCCTGTGACTGCGCCATCGCATGCCAGCGGTTCGCGCTGACAACCGTCAGGTTATATTTCGCTGACTGGGCCTCCAGATCTGCTTTGGCCTGCGCATACTGGGCATCCAGGCCAGGCGCATTGATTTCCGCGAGGACATCGCCCGCTTTCACATCGGATCCGAAATCCTTATACCACATTTTCACATAACCGGACGCCTGCGGATAGATCGGCGCCTGATACCAAGCGTCGATCGTGCCCGGCAGTGTCAGCGCCAGCATTTTCGCCCCGGGCTCAGGTGTGACAACTTCCACATCAGGAACAGCACTGTGTTCGGTGACAAGCTTCACCTCGTGAGCAGAGTGCATCCTTTCGACAATCACATACCCTGAGGCCAGCACAAGCACGCCGGCAACCAGAAACAATCCGGAATATTGACGGATCGAGCGCGCCATCACACGGCCTCCTTACGAGAAGATTTTCGGCTGTAGAAAATTGCATAGACACATGGAACAAAAAGGAGAGTCGAAACCGTCGCCACCAGAAGACCGCCGATGACAGCCTTGCCCAGCGGCGCATTCTGGGAGTTGCTGATCGACATGGGCACCATACCGACAATCATCGCGCTCGCGGTCATGATTACCGGACGGATACGACCGTAACCCGCTTCCAGCGCCGCCCTGAGCGGCTCTCCATGTAAGCTGAGCCGTTCTCTTGCGTAATCAACGACGAGAATGGAGTTGGCGGTGGCTGTTCCCATGCACATGATCGCACCCGTCAATGCCGGGACAGAAAGATGCGTCCTGGTCAGGAACAGGCTCCATGCAATACCTGCCAGCGCCCCCGGCAGGGCCGAGATGATGATGAAAGGATCAAGCCAGGACTGAAAGTTCACGACAATCAGAAGATAGATCAGCACAATGGAGACCATCAGACCCGCAACCAGCTCCACATAAGCAGTGCTCATGGTCGTGGCCTGACCTTCAATATCGACAGCAGCACCACGCGGTACATCCTTGCTTGTCGCAGCCACTTCACGCTTCACGCCCTTCAGAACCGATCCAAGATCCGTTCCTTCTGCCGACACATAGATGTCGAAGGCAGGCATGGAGTTGTAGTGAGAAACTTCGCCAGGCGTACCGATAGCATTGATTTTGCTCATTGCTCCGAGAAGCTGCATGGATTTTCCTGAAGGATCACCGTCACCTTTGTCCACCGGAATGGTCAGAAGATCATTGTAGTGCGCCAGCTGATCTTGCGAGACGTAGGTATTCAGAGTGAATGTCACACCCATTTTCGGATCAAACCAGTATTGCGGGTCGACCTGAGAGCTTCCGGACAATGTCATCAGTTCGTTGTCGGCAAGATTGCCTTCATCGATTCCGGTTGCCTGTTCGAACGTACGATCACCCTGCACGAAAAGAGTCGGCGTGCGCATGGTCTGCTGCAACGATACATCCGCAGCACCCGATACTTTCCGAATTCTGTTAGCCAGCGCGACAGCATATTTATAGCTTGCCTGCAGATCCGGACCGGTCACTTTCACATCGATTGGCGAAGGTGAACCAAAGTTCAGAATTTTTGCTGTCAGGTCAGCCGGCTGGAATGTAAAGACTGTTCCCGGGAAGCTCGCAGAAAGGCCGCGACGCAGGATGGCGCGGTAGTCCCAAACAGGTGACGCTTCATCCTTCAGTGTGATCGTCAGATCGCAATCCTGCGAACCAAGCGTCGGTGTCGGAATAAAGGCCTGGTTATGCGGTCCTTCCGGCAGACCACAGTTACTGACTACATCCTCAACCTTTCCATCCAGAAGCTCGTGAATACGATCACTGACCAGAGTGGCGGTGCGGCTGGCGACTTCAATACGTGACCCAAGCGGCGCACGCATGTGCATCTGCAACTGATCAGATTTGATTTCCGGAAAGAAGTCCTGCCCGGCGACCGCGTAGAGACCACAGGAGAGAACGGACGCGCCAAGAAACACCGTGACGAATGAGCGCCGATTGGCAATCAGACGCTCAAGCAGTGATCCATATCCTTCACGGAAAGCCGTGAATTTCCGCTCAAATCCTTTCTGGAAACGAGTGAATGCATTGTGCCCATGCGGCAGAGCTTCATGTTCCTGACCGTGAGCGCCAACATGTACATGACCTGCCAGAAGAAACTTCGCCATGGTCGGAACAAGCGTACGCGAGAGGATGAAAGACGCGATCATCGCGAAGATGATGGCTTCAGCCATCGGCATGAACAGCCAGCCGGCGACGCCATCCAACTCGAAAAGAGGCAGCCAGACAATGCAGATACAGGTCGTGGACACGAAGGTCGGGATCACGATCTGATTGGCTGCATCGATAATCGCTTCTTCCAGCTCCTTACCCATCTCCAGATGTGTATCGATGTTCTCGATCATCACTGTGGCGTCATCCACGAGGATACCCACTGCGAGAGCAAGGCCACCAAGTGTCATGACATTGATGGTTTGTCCGGCCCAGCCGAGTCCGATGATGGAGCAGAGAATGGCAAGAGGAATGGAGGTGGCGATAATGACAGTCGGACGCCATGACCCGAGGAAAAGCAGCACGACAAGTCCGGTCAAGGCAGCAGCTGTTGCCATTTCCCTGAGCACGTCCGTGATGGAGTCCTTCACGAAACCGGAAGCATCATTCAGGATGCTGAGTTTTACCGCAGAAGGCAGGACAGCCTGAAGGCGCGGCATCATTTTCCGGACGCCATCCACAACGCTGAGAGTCGATGCCTCACCGCTCTTCATGACGACCATGATAACAGCCTGCCGTCCCTTGACGATCACACTGTTTGTCTGTGGATGTCCGCCGCGATAGACTTCACCAACATCATGAATATAGACCACGGCGTTCCCAACACGCTTGATCGGAATATCGGCGATATCCTCCAGCGTTCGCGGCGTCGCATTGGTCTGCACCATCCAGTCGGTCGCACCAATCTTCTGGTCACCAGCCGGACGCACGACGTTCTGTCGGTCAAGGGCGTTCTGCACATCCATCGCGGAAAGGTGGTGTGCCTGCAACTCCTTCTGATTGAGCGCAATCATCACGAAACTGTCCATGCCGCCATAAGGATGCGGCACGACGGCTCCAGGCACCGTAACAAGCAGGGATCGCACACGGATAAAGGCCAGCTTGAACAGATCCGATGGTGTCATCGTATCGGATGTCAGCTTCAGCGTGATGACCGGCACCGATGATGCTTCAAGCCGCATGATCATCGGCGCAGCGATATGTTCCGGCAACTGCTGGAGGACCGTCTGCGAGATGGCGGTCACGTCCGCTTCGGCGGCCCCGATATCAGTTCCGGGCTGGAAGTAGATCTTGACGATTCCTCGCCCATAGAAGGAATCGGCTTCCATATGCTCGATTCCCTCCACAGTGGAGGTCACACCTTGCTCGAAGTTGTACATGATACGGCCAGCGAACTCTTCGGGGAGCATCCCCGAATAGGACCAGACGACTGCGATGGCCGGGATTCTGATGTTCGGAAAAACGTCAGTCGGGGTCTTTTTGATAGAAAGAAACCCGAACATGACAATCAGAATCGAGAGAACAACAAAGGTGTAAGGCCGCCGCAGAGCGGTGACGACGATTGCATTCATCGAACTGCCTTGCGTTAAGTGAGCAGGGTCCTGCCACCGCTCCGGAAAAGAAGCAGCGCACATGACGGGCTATCCGGTCGCAGCAGCACTGCATCCAGACATTTTTTGACATATCCATCTTTGCGGAATGACTGATATAAAATTCTTTTTTAAATAGAATCCTGCTTCTTCCCCTTGCCGAGGAGCTGTCGTTCATCCTGATCACACCCGATCAGGACATTTTCTGTTTTTTTCAGATCTGAATGAGCATTTTTCCGACCAGAAGCCTGATCCGTCCCTCAACATCCTCGTGACTGCCGCCAAGCCTGCGATCAAGACCCAGAACGACGATGCCATGGACGGCTTCGTACATCGTACGGGCGAGTACGGACCGTTCCGGCACCGTGAGAGGCATATCCTCCGCGAAAAGCGTGGCGATGCGATCCAGAAGATTGCCGCGCAGGGCGAGATAATCAGATGGCAGCGCTTCCTGAGCGGCCCAGCGCAAGGCAAACAGCGCCTCCCAGCGGTTCAGATGATCACGGGCATATCTGAAGTATCCCAGGGCCAGCGCTTCCAGCTTTTTCGATGTGGAGCCTGACATTTTTTCCGCTTCGGCAAACATGAAGTTTCCCATCTCCAGAAGCGTGCGGGCGTTCACCTCCAGAATCACATTGTCCAGTCCGCCGAAAAGGTAACCGAGAGAGCCCAGCGCACAGCCTGCCTTTCCTGTCACGGCACGTGCGGAGCAGGCCCGAAACCCTTCCTGGATGATGATCTGTTCCGCCGCATCCGTGATGGCGCTTCTGAGCGCTTCCGGGTCCTTGCCTTTTCGCGCCACGTTTCACTCTCCCGTGCGTCTTGCCTCTCCCCATTATGACAGGAACGGCAAAAAAGTGAACGATGTTCATTTTCTCACTTGCATTGCTGAACAGCGTTCATTATGAACAATGTTCAGTAACAACACATCAACAAGGTCACAAACCATGAGCGCATCTCGTTCCAACACCAGCATCACCGTTTCCTCAAGCTGGGTCATGTTCACCTGGATCAGCTTTGTTGTCGCCCTGCTCTCCATGGCGATTGCCGTCATCTACATGCCGATGGAAAGCTGGCTGCGAGCCTATCTGGGTCTTTCAGGACTGTTTCTGGTGCAGTCGTCCATTTCCCTGTCACGCACCCTGCGCGATCAGGCGGAAGTTGAAGCGGCTAAAAACTCTTAGAACATAAGAGGGTTTTTCCGGATTGAGACTGAGGCATCCAGTTCTGTCGGCCAACTGAGCGAGGTCGACAGAATCTGAAGCATTTATAGTGTGGGGGAAAATACCAAGGAGAAAAAGCGGACCTTTCCCACAACACGTTATAATCGCAAACAAAAAAAAGAGAGGCGCAATGGCCTCTCTTTCTCACAAACCCTACAGGCGGAAATCGAATTACCGCTTATAGATCGGGAACTGAGCACAGAGCGCCTTGACGCGTTCGTGTACGGCGTTCTCGACGGCGGCGTCCCCCTCGCCGCCGGACGCGGCCAGCGCGGTCAGAACCTCGTCGATCATCTCGCCCACCTGACGGAACTCGGCCTCGCGGAAACCACGCGCCGTCGCCGCCGGGCTGCCCAGACGGATGCCTGACGTGATCGCAGGTTTCTCCGGGTCGAACGGCACGGCGTTCTTGTTCGCCGTGATGCCCGCGCGCTCCAGAGCCTTCTCCGCGATCTTGCCCGTCACCTTCTTCGGACGCAGATCAACCAGCAGCAGATGGCTGTCCGTGCCGCCGGTCACGAGGTCGAAGCCACGCGCCACCAGCGTCTCGCCCAGCACCTTCGCGTTGGCGGCGACGGCCTTCTGATACTCGGCAAACTCCGGCTTCAGCGCCTCGCCGAACGCGACGGCCTTGGCGGCGATCACGTGCATCAGCGGGCCGCCCTGCAGGCCGGGGAACACGGCGGAGTTGATCTTCTTGGCCAGCGCCTCGTCGTTCGTCAGGATCAGGCCGCCGCGCGGACCGCGCAGGGTCTTGTGCGTCGTGGTCGTGACGATGTCGGCGTGCGGGATCGGGCTCGGATACAGGCCGGCCGCCACCAGACCGGCGAAGTGCGCCATATCGACCATCAGGAAAGCGCCGACCTCGTCAGCGATCCTGCGGAAGCGGGCGAAGTCGATGATCCGCGGATAGGCGGAGCTGCCGGCGACGATCAGCTTCGGCTTGTGCTCGCGGGCGAGGGATTCCATCTCTTCGTAGTCGAGATGGCCGTCCTGCTGGCGCACGCCATACTGCACGGCGTTGAACCATTTGCCGGAATAGTTCGGGGCCGCGCCGTGTGTGAGATGGCCACCGGCGGCGAGGCTCATGCCCAGCACCGTGTCGCCCGGCGCCACGACGGCCATGAAGGCCGCCTGGTTGGCGTTGGCGCCCGAGTGCGGCTGCACGTTGGCGAAGCCCGCGCCGAACATCTTCCTGGCGCGTTCGATGGCCAGCGTCTCGACCTTATCGACCTCGGAGCAGCCGCCATAGTAGCGGCGACCCGGGTAACCCTCGGCGTATTTGTTCGTCAGAACGCTGCCCTGAGCCTGAAGAACAGCCTCCGACACCATGTTCTCCGACGCAATCAGCTCGATCCCGTCGCGCTGACGCTCGAACTCGCTCGCAATCGCCGACGCAACTTCCGCGTCAACAGATGCCAGCGAAGATTGAAAAAAGCGATGCAGATCCGTCTCGCTCATTTGAAACTCCCTGTCCCAGAGCCACTCATCACAAAAGCAGGCCGCGCCGGAACCGGACACCCAACCCGAAACGTACCTTGCTGTTGGCGCGATTGTAGCCTTTTCATGGACGGAAAACCACACCTCGCGCATAGATGCTCTGCATAGAGAGTTTCAAGGACAGCCTTACCCATGCCTCAACCGCCCCGGCCCGGCGCATCCTCCCTGTTCCGCCGCAAATCCATCACTGCCACTCCTGAGAAGAGCGGCCTCAAACGCGTGCTGGGTCCGGCCACCCTTGTCGCTCTTGGCGTGGGCGCCACCATCGGCGCGGGACTGTTCTCGCTGACGGGCATTGCGGCTGGCGACAATGCGGGACCAGCCGTAACCCTGTCCTACATCATCGCCGCCATCGCCTGCGGGTTTGCCGGTCTCTGCTACAGCGAGCTGGCGGGCATGATCCCGGTGGCCGGAAGCGCCTACTCCTACGCCTATGTGACGATGGGTGAACTGGTCGCGTGGATCATCGGCTGGGATCTGGTTCTGGAATATGCCGTCGGGGCCGCGACCGTCTCGGTCAGTTGGTCGGGCTATGTGACTTCACTCCTCGCCGGGTGGGGAATCCGTCTTCCAGCACGACTGACCGCCTCACCGTTTCAGACCGTCCATCTGGCGGATGGCGGCACCGCCAGCGGCATAGCCAACATACCGGCGGCCTTCATCATCATTCTCGTCTCCCTGCTGCTGATCCGGGGCACCTCCGCCTCGGCGAGATTCAATGCGGTCATCGTCGTCCTCAAGCTCTCGGTCATCGCCGCCTTCATCGGCTTCGGCATCCCCTGGATCGACACAGCCAACTATCACCCCTTCATTCCGCCCAACGAAGGAACGTTCGGTCATTTCGGCGTGTCAGGCGTCATGCGGGCGGCAGGCACCATTTTCTTCGCCTATATCGGCTTCGATGCGCTTTCGACCGCCGCGCAGGAGACCAGAAATCCCAAGCGTGATATCCCCATCGGCATTCTCGGCAGTCTGGCGATCTGCGCGCTGGCTTATGTCAGTTTTTCCTTTGTGCTGACCGGAATCGTGAACTACGCCGATATGGCCGGAGATCCTGCGCCTGTCGCCACGGCCATCGACCGGACGCACATCGCGTGGCTCCAGCTTGCCGTCAAATTCGGCATCATCTGTGGTTTCACATCCGTACTTCTGATGCTGCTGCTCGGACAGAGCCGCGTGTTTTTCGCGATGTCCCGTGACGGTCTCCTGCCCGCGCTGTTCAGCCGGACCCATGCCCGCTTTCACACACCATGGCTGTCCAACCTGTTCTTCATGGTGCTGACGGGACTGCTGGCCGCCTTCCTGCCGATTGCCGAACTGGGCCACATGACGTCCATCGGCACGCTGCTTGCCTTCATCATTGTCTGTGTCGGCGTACTTGTGCTGCGCCGTCAGGCTCCTGACGCTGAACGCAAGTTTCGCGTGGCGGGCGGTCCGGTCATTCCGCTGGCTGGTATCCTGTCCTGTCTGGTTGTCATGATGTCTCTGGACGCCCTGACCTGGCTTCGGCTCGTCGTGTGGCTCGGGATCGGTCTGGGAGTTTATTTTCTGTATGGACGCAGGAAAAGCAGATTGGCCGGAGCCGACTGAGAACCGGCATGCTTGAATCGGCAAATCATGATCCGGTATTGAAACGGTCATATTTTGAAAAGGCAGGTGGCTGCCATCTTTCTTACTGGACCATTTCCGCTTTTTGAGTGAGAAAGACTGCCATCACAGGATGTATTCCCGGAGCAACAACATTACCGACAGGTAAACAGCTACCCGTCATTGCGCAAAAACGACATTGCCTTTGAAAGTATGCTGGAACTTTTCTGTGCCGACGCGATATACACCTGCATCAGGCCGCGCTTGACCAAAGCACGGCTCCCATAAAAACATCGGTTGATCCCGTGCTGCTTCTCCTGATGGGCGTCCTTGCGGTCGTCCTGCTGATTGCCATCAATATCCTCATTTCTCTCTCGGAAATTTCGTTCGCCGCCGCGCGCGATGTCAGACTGCGATCCCGCGCCGAAGCAGGAGACGAACGGGCGACAGCCTTCCTCGCCATGCGCCGCAACAGCGGACAGGTGATGACAGTGCTTCAGATTCTTTTGAACGCGGTGGGCATCCTCGGCGGTATCGTCAGTTCCGACATGCTCACCCCACCCCTGTCAGAGATTTTCCGAGGCTGGGGACTCAGCAATGCGTCCGCCGACAGTCTGGGAGCGACAGCCAGTTTCGTGTTCATCACGGGCACATTTGTCGTTTTCGCCGATCTGCTCCCCAAACGCATCGCCATGAACGCGCCGGACCGGATCGGCCTCGCCATCGGGTGGTTTCCCTCCACGGCGCTGCATCTGCTCTATCCGTTTGTCTGGGTCTTCTCCAAAATCTCTGACGCGCTGCTTCGCGCCCTGAAAATACCGGCCGCCTCCGCTGTTGAGCCGGTCACCCCGGAAGATCTGCGCGCCATTCTTGCGGCGGGCACCGCTTCCGGTGTGCTGCTGGAGCAGGAACATCTGATGATCCAGAACGTGCTGGGTCTTCAGGACCGCGCCGTCAGTTCAGCCATGACGCCGCGTGATGAAATCGTCTTTCTCGACGTGCAGGAAACCCCGGACACGCTGCGCAACAAGGTCCGTCAGGATTCCTATTCACGCTATCCGCTCTGCAATGGTGGCCTTGACCATGTCATCGGCTCGGTGCGGATCGAGGATATTTTTGTCGCCTCCGCCGACGAGAAAGGCGCTCTTCCCCTTGGCCGCCTGCGCCGCGACGTGCTGTCCGTCCCGGAGACGCTCAATCTGTGGGACACGCTGGCCCAGTTCGACGCCCATGGCGCGGGCTTTGCGCTGGTGATCAGCGAATACGGACTTGTCGTCGGTCTGATCACCTTCAAGGACATCATGGGCGCGTTGATGGACGGGCTCGCAACCCCGTTCGAGGAGCAGCTTATCGTTCAGCGTGACGAGAATTCATGGCTGATCGACGGGGCTGCGCCGATCGGCGATGTCATCCGTGAACTCGGTATCGCTGATCTTCCTGACAGCAACTCCTTCGACACGATTGCAGGCTTTGTCATGCATCGTCTACGCCGTATGGCCCGCAAGGCCGATCACACGGATGCTGCCGGCTTCCGTTTTGAAGTGGTCGATGTCGAAGGCTTCCGTATCAACCAGCTACTGATCACGCGTCGGAGCAAAACGGATGACGCCGAAGCAGCCTGAACGACAGCCCTCGCAAACCTTTACACTTTCTGTCTAGTCTTGGTGTTTGCCTGAAGCGGGCCGCACGGGTCGTCCGCGCGAGATCGAATTCCGCGAAGTGATCAACGCGGTGCGTTACCTGGTTCGAGCCTTCGGGCGAAATTGTAGGCAGTGACAAAGTCCGCGAGGTTCCGACGGAGCTGGTCATGCGTCTCGTAGTAGAAGCGCTTGACGGTTGCTTCCTTGATGGTCCGGTTCATCCGCTCAAACTGGCCGTTGGTCCATGGATGCTTCACCTTTGTCAGCCGATGCTCGATGCCGTTTTCATCGCAGACCCGATCGAAGATATGATGAAAAGCGTATTTGCACCGTGCCTGATTGGTGAACTGGATGCCGTTGTCGGTCAGAACCGTGTGAATTCTATAGGGAACGGCCTCGATCAGGCACCGAAGGAACTGCGCCGCGACCATCTTGCCAGCCTGCTGATACAGCTCGACATAGACAAGCCTGCTGGTCCGGTCGATGGCGACAAACAGACGCAGCTTGCCCTCGGCGGTCTGAACCTCGGCAATATCAATGTGAAAATAGCCGATCGGGTAGGCTTTGAACGTGCGCCTGGGCTCTTTGTCTCCCGTAACCTCGGGCAGTCGGCTGATCCCGTGCCGCTGCAGGCAGCGATGCAGAGATGAGCGCGTCAGATGCGGGATCGTCACCTGGAGCGCGTAGAGGCAACATTATCTGCGCGCCCGCTCGTTCGATGGTTTTTCGCGCGCCCGGCATCTTATGAGCACCACCATCTCGTTGAGCGTGATATCTTTTTGCGCTTCGATCATGCCAACGATAAAGGCTTCATGTCCGTCCAGCCTCGAACCACGCGACTGCCCCCGAACCAGTCTCACCACTGAACGGGCTGCCCCCCTGCAGATCCTGACGTTGCCCCATGGAATGCCCTCGAATTGAAGTAAGATCTGTCCAACTGGAGACAGGCAATGAAGAGATCACGTTTTACGCAGGACCAGATCATCGGGCTCCTGAAGGAGCATCAGGCGGGTGCGTCGGCGGTCGATCTGTGCCGCAGGCACGGGATCAGCGATGCGACGTTCTACACCTGGCGGTCGAAATACGGCGGGATGGAGGTGTCGGAAGCGCGGCGGCTCAAGGCTCTTGAAGACGAGAACGCGAAGCTGAAGCGGCTTCTGGCGGAGAGCGTGATGGACGTCTCGACGCTGAAAGAGCTCCTGGCAAAAAACTCGTGACGCCCGGTTTGCGGCGGGAAGCCGTAACCTGGGCGATTACGGAGCGGGATTACTCGCAGCGGCGGGCCTGCCGGCTGATCGGCATGGAGCCGAAGACCTGGCGCTATGCGTCATACCAACGGTTATGGTCATCGACCTGTGTGAGCCCACGTTCTGAGACCGATGGATCGGATGGTTTGAGGCATGGCGGCAAGGTTGTTCCAGACTGAGCAGGCGGCATCGATGATATGCTTGATGCCGTCGAAGACGGTATTGGACAGCCAGTTGGCGCGCAGGAACTGCCAGATATTCTCGACCGGGTTCAGTTCGGGGGCGCGCGACGGCAGAAAGATCAGGCTGACGTTGCGCGGCATTCTGAGCCTGGGGGTGGTGTGCCATCCTGCTCGATCGAGCAGTACGACAGCGTGGGCGCCTCGTGCCACGCACCGCGAGATTTCCTCGATATGCAGTTGCATGCCGGCCGTGCCGGTAAACGGGAGGGCCCGGCCAGCGGCTTTGCCGCGCGCCGGGCAGATCGCCCCGAACAGCCAGGCATTGTCGTAGCTCTGGTCAGCCGGCTGGCGTGGCCGCGTGCCTCGCCGCCGCCGTCATCAGCCAGATCCTCCTCCAAAAAAGAGAATCAGAACTGACGCACTACGTCACTTCACATACGAGTCAGTCGCTACATCATTTGGTATCACGCCGCCCGGATGATGCCGCACTGCGTGGGCGACTGCGCGAACTGGCTGGGGAGCGACGGCGATTTGGCTACCGGCGGCTGCATATCCTGCTCGGCCAGGAAGGAATGGCGATGAACCACAAGAAGCTGTTCCGGCTGTATCGCGAGGAAGGGCTGTCGGTCCGCAAGCGTGGCGGTCGGAAACGGGCGATGGGCACGCGCTCGCCGATGATGCTGCCCGACGGGCCGAACCAGCGCTGGAGCCTGGATTTCGTGTCGGACGCGCTGAACAACGGACGACGATTCCGGTCCAAAAGAGCTTTTAGAGCAGATTATGCTCTAATTGTTGATTCCCCCTCCCTGACTTAAATCATAAGCCGGGAGGATGAGAGTCGTAATTCCCAAAATCCACGTATCCGTAAGGCCATTAAGGGACATAATTCTGTTTGCTTGTGTTGCATCACCCAAATATTGAGCAGCGATATGCCACAATGAAATATCACTAGCACTTACGATTATTGTTTTTCCTGATTTCATTTCAATTTCATGGTTTATGTATTGGAAAGAGAGATATTATCGGATGCTCTTGTGAGATAAGAATTGTTAAGAGATGTTGTCGCTAAAATACCGGAATGTGCGGTCGCCGCCATCAAAGCTGAGGCTCCGGAAACTAGGTTGTCTCCAGAATTAGAAGCTATAGATGATATTTCAGTATTTGAAGCATTGAAGACAGAAGAATTTAAATCGATAGATGAGGAAAGTCCGCTCTGCAAATTTGAGAAATCCAGATTTGAACTTAAAGACGAAAGAGCACCTGCTTGAGTGGAAAGGCCGGATAACTTGCTATTTAAGAAGGATACTTCTCCACCAGCACCAACCAAATTGGCTAAAGGAGTTATTTGTCCTGCATATGAACTCGAAAAGCTTGTGAGATAATCGACATAAGAACTGGTATCTGCAAGTATGCCTGTTGTTGTGGAGAAAGCACTTGCGATATCAGAGTTGAGTAAACCAACGAGAGAGGATACGGTCGAAGTTGAGACCGAAACAACCTGAGGAATCACTTCACAAAAAATTTTATAGGGAATAACCGTTCCGCAATTGGTGTAGGACGCCTGAAAGGCTGTGATAACAACCTTTCGTGTAATTCCGCCGCCAGAAAAACTATAGGCGTTACCGCTGCGCGCCATGGCGTCAAGTGTTCGTGCTTTCTGAAGAGCCAGACTACCACGAAAAATACCATTCCAGGTTAAAGGCTGATCATAATATCCATTGAGGACTATGACTTTTGCACCGCCAACTTGACGAAAAATCTCGGTTGCCTGATAACCACCCCAAAATAATTCAGAAGGTACTTCAGTATCCTGGAAAACAATGGAACCCAATGTAAAATTTTGAATACCAAGAGCCGATTCAATTGAAGAAACAATGCCAAGAA
The Acetobacter aceti genome window above contains:
- a CDS encoding hemolysin family protein, giving the protein MLLLLMGVLAVVLLIAINILISLSEISFAAARDVRLRSRAEAGDERATAFLAMRRNSGQVMTVLQILLNAVGILGGIVSSDMLTPPLSEIFRGWGLSNASADSLGATASFVFITGTFVVFADLLPKRIAMNAPDRIGLAIGWFPSTALHLLYPFVWVFSKISDALLRALKIPAASAVEPVTPEDLRAILAAGTASGVLLEQEHLMIQNVLGLQDRAVSSAMTPRDEIVFLDVQETPDTLRNKVRQDSYSRYPLCNGGLDHVIGSVRIEDIFVASADEKGALPLGRLRRDVLSVPETLNLWDTLAQFDAHGAGFALVISEYGLVVGLITFKDIMGALMDGLATPFEEQLIVQRDENSWLIDGAAPIGDVIRELGIADLPDSNSFDTIAGFVMHRLRRMARKADHTDAAGFRFEVVDVEGFRINQLLITRRSKTDDAEAA
- a CDS encoding amino acid permease → MPQPPRPGASSLFRRKSITATPEKSGLKRVLGPATLVALGVGATIGAGLFSLTGIAAGDNAGPAVTLSYIIAAIACGFAGLCYSELAGMIPVAGSAYSYAYVTMGELVAWIIGWDLVLEYAVGAATVSVSWSGYVTSLLAGWGIRLPARLTASPFQTVHLADGGTASGIANIPAAFIIILVSLLLIRGTSASARFNAVIVVLKLSVIAAFIGFGIPWIDTANYHPFIPPNEGTFGHFGVSGVMRAAGTIFFAYIGFDALSTAAQETRNPKRDIPIGILGSLAICALAYVSFSFVLTGIVNYADMAGDPAPVATAIDRTHIAWLQLAVKFGIICGFTSVLLMLLLGQSRVFFAMSRDGLLPALFSRTHARFHTPWLSNLFFMVLTGLLAAFLPIAELGHMTSIGTLLAFIIVCVGVLVLRRQAPDAERKFRVAGGPVIPLAGILSCLVVMMSLDALTWLRLVVWLGIGLGVYFLYGRRKSRLAGAD